From Butyricimonas paravirosa, one genomic window encodes:
- a CDS encoding 30S ribosomal protein S16 — protein MATKIRLARHGRKGRPFYHVVVADSRAPRDGRYIERIGSYNPMTNPATIDLNFDRALYWLMTGAQPTDTAKRILSYEGVLMKKHLLEGVKKGAFDMAAADTKFEAWKKEKIAKIQAKIARLANESESAYKARLEAEAKVKEAKAEIVAKKQAEIAAAKAEAEAAARAEVEAAATEVAAAEAPETPAETPAAE, from the coding sequence ATGGCAACTAAAATTAGATTAGCAAGACACGGTCGTAAAGGACGTCCGTTCTACCATGTAGTGGTAGCAGATAGTAGAGCACCGCGTGATGGTCGTTACATTGAAAGAATTGGTTCTTACAACCCGATGACCAACCCGGCTACAATTGATTTAAATTTCGACAGAGCGTTATATTGGTTGATGACCGGAGCTCAACCGACTGACACGGCTAAAAGAATTCTTTCTTACGAAGGAGTACTTATGAAAAAGCACTTGTTGGAAGGTGTGAAGAAAGGTGCATTTGATATGGCTGCTGCTGACACGAAATTTGAAGCTTGGAAAAAAGAGAAGATTGCTAAAATTCAGGCTAAAATTGCTCGTTTGGCTAACGAATCAGAGAGTGCTTATAAGGCTCGTCTGGAAGCTGAGGCTAAAGTAAAAGAGGCTAAAGCTGAGATCGTGGCTAAAAAACAAGCAGAAATTGCCGCTGCAAAAGCTGAAGCAGAGGCAGCTGCCAGAGCAGAAGTAGAGGCTGCCGCAACTGAAGTAGCCGCAGCAGAGGCTCCGGAAACTCCGGCAGAAACTCCAGCAGCAGAGTAA
- a CDS encoding Calx-beta domain-containing protein → MRNLILLFSLFLLTGIWTSCSDNDDDDMLDVSFAKTAYFLPANEPVKIEVTANSAVAENTVVKFGITGSAVKDEDYTLSAEEFVIPAGESSAFIEMTPKDNFTADRDVKLSILSGTNYKIGKNGVTTVTVESKEQLIYSFVQEYYALANEVTVEVEVKAVAGTYGQKEEVHIPFTIGDASTAKEGVNFEIEGGVKEFVIPVGSSKGSIKIKLLNEEEGKDRIILETKDLSERFIPGNFDEAIVKVDGKPMGRMIGKWVFEEELLLNYWKSSYLEWQQAPESDFVNMPVNNTNKDTLEFIAGEVDEMKTILTGDLKNYFRDCEVTYVRDEKERLIEEGGIRPTVVTMSVYHLSKANVTFSAGTVKEKEIEIGFRMIDDNTLEITLYDYEPTDFYQTIYEGMKAVAGEGEIAMRYIQLRYHFTKVK, encoded by the coding sequence ATGAGAAATTTAATTTTACTGTTTTCTTTATTCTTATTAACAGGAATATGGACATCTTGTAGCGATAATGATGATGATGATATGCTGGATGTTTCATTTGCGAAAACGGCTTATTTTTTGCCAGCGAATGAACCGGTAAAAATAGAAGTGACTGCGAATTCAGCGGTTGCCGAGAATACGGTTGTAAAATTCGGGATTACTGGTAGTGCTGTGAAAGATGAGGATTACACACTCTCGGCGGAGGAATTTGTTATCCCGGCAGGTGAATCTTCTGCTTTCATAGAGATGACCCCAAAAGATAATTTTACGGCCGATCGGGATGTGAAATTATCAATCCTGTCTGGGACTAATTATAAAATCGGGAAAAATGGTGTTACCACGGTTACGGTAGAGTCCAAAGAACAATTGATTTATTCGTTCGTGCAGGAGTATTACGCTCTTGCAAACGAGGTAACGGTTGAAGTGGAAGTAAAGGCGGTTGCGGGTACTTATGGACAGAAAGAAGAAGTTCATATTCCTTTTACAATCGGGGATGCTTCTACTGCAAAAGAAGGCGTGAATTTTGAGATTGAAGGGGGTGTGAAAGAATTTGTTATTCCGGTCGGTTCTTCAAAAGGATCAATAAAAATAAAGTTATTGAATGAGGAGGAAGGAAAGGATAGGATTATTTTGGAAACGAAAGATTTGAGTGAACGTTTTATTCCGGGTAATTTTGATGAAGCGATCGTGAAGGTTGATGGAAAACCGATGGGAAGAATGATCGGAAAGTGGGTATTTGAAGAAGAATTGTTGTTGAATTATTGGAAAAGCAGCTATCTGGAATGGCAGCAGGCTCCAGAGTCTGATTTCGTGAATATGCCTGTGAATAATACGAATAAGGATACATTGGAATTTATTGCAGGAGAAGTTGACGAGATGAAAACGATTTTGACTGGTGATTTGAAGAATTATTTTAGGGATTGTGAGGTAACGTATGTGCGTGATGAAAAAGAACGCTTGATAGAAGAGGGTGGTATTCGTCCCACGGTAGTGACCATGTCTGTTTATCATTTAAGTAAAGCAAATGTTACTTTTTCAGCGGGAACTGTTAAGGAAAAAGAAATAGAAATAGGGTTCCGTATGATTGATGATAATACCCTAGAAATTACTTTGTACGATTATGAGCCGACTGATTTCTACCAGACGATTTACGAGGGAATGAAGGCTGTTGCTGGAGAGGGGGAAATTGCGATGCGATATATTCAATTGCGTTATCATTTTACAAAAGTAAAATAG